ATAATGCGTACTAAGTGGTACCCAATATTCCAATTTATATGATAAAGTCTTATCAAGACTTGGCCATGGACATGTTCTACCTAATCGTTCATATTCAAGAAATCGAATCGCATGATAAAAATGGATCCATTGTTATTATTGAAATAGAGTTAGAACAACATTATAGATTAGATGCCACTAATCGTATTTTTGAGTAAATATCTTGTGAGACAaactcacgaatctttatttataagacgggtcaatcttaccgatattcacaataaaaaataatattatgacccaaataaaagatccatctcacaaaatacgacatgtgagaccaccttacacaagtttttgctccTACTTTTTATGATAATAATTGATCATATACACCAATCTTTAAAGTCTTAAATACGTTTTCTAATCTGattaaattttcttttcactTGATTTTTTCCTTCCTAAGAACCTATTCTATTCGAAAGTTTATTGTTCGATTTTAAAGAAAGTTAAAGCATATACTTGAAACTAGATATTTAGGATAGATTCCACCAAAGAAACTTTTGTTGGCCATAACCAAAACATAAACACCAAACTTCACACGAGCAAACAAACCATATAGGATGATGCTTTACAAACCCAAATCTTATTTTTTAGCATCTTATTTCTCATATAACTACCGAGCTTCTAACCATCAGAAGAACTTGAATCAGCAGCAGCAAAGCTTGACCCTCTCTTCGCAAAGTTACCGATGATTCTCTCATAATATTTCCAATCGGGATGCGACGACGATATGGCAGGCCGCCCGATTGGATGATCTTTCACATAAGAAGGAACATCCCCATCCGCATCTGCAAGCCCATCTAAGAATTTTCTCAGCTCACCATTTGGACCTGAATAAATTCCAAACACACAGACATATTATCTATCTTTTGTTGCATATATGAAACAATGATGAACAAGTCAGCCTGGTGTATATAAGATAAGGTTTAGGAACTCAATCTTTACCCAAGAATGCATCGGTAGTGTCGTGTTTCTTGTATGGATCTGGGAAAATGGCTGTATTAGGCTGCAAACAGGAGTAAAACAGACATCGATCAAAGGGCTTCTTCTAAAATTTACAAGTGGCAAGGGTAAAACAAAATACCGGATTCAGAAGACAGGTGTGAGGCTCGTCATCGATGAGCAAAGTGTTGGAAGATGAATACTGCCCTTTTGTAATGTATTTCTTTTCCCACAGATCTTTTAGatttttcagaaacagaggtttTTCTGGTTTGTTTATGCAGAAAAATCCAGAATCAATGCATTCTTCTTGACTCTACAAAACAAACGATTTGGATTTTGAGTATATATTACGATCCAAGGATCTATTTCGTAAACCTATAATTGCGTATAGAAATTGCTATACATGTATTTCTTCAAAATAAACTTACCCACACGAACAGTAGCTTGCTTCTCATCCCACCAGTTATAATGTTCAAAGCACCGTCTATATTGTGACTGTTCGTTTCCGAagcaaaataattcatgaatcatataacacagattatatatgattttttaaccgaataattttttttttaaaaaaaagtagaATAAGTTGCTTTGCGCTTACTCTCTTGCAGAGGACCATATCCCGACATCAAACCGTTCAAAGCAAAATTTCAAGAACTCCTGGCAAAATGGCCTCTTGAAAACTGTTTGAAGCCAAAACGAGTGACCAAATCCCACGAAGAATAATAAATGAACACAAGttaaataaaagattttaaatttCGGGCCAGCTTACTTAGAAACTTTCCGTAAGTTGTATCGGGGCGCAACCCTCGAACGGTGGCCTTATCCCTAACATGAACCCTGTGCACCAGAAGCCCGCCAAGACACAGCACAAGAAGCTTCTTTTTCGGGCCGAGACTCAGCTTATCCAGGGGAAGACCGATATCATCGGACTCAGAATCCTGTTCATCCTCGCTACTTTCATCGTAAATCAACTTCTTTAGTTTTGAGGTTTCGGATTTTTCCCCGGCCATTTCGGAGAGAGTAGAGTTTTCTTGCCGACTTAAACAGCCACCAAGACGATTTATATATACCGAACGAAAAATAATTCTTAACTTCTAAAATGTAGTTTATTTTTGgaactataatttttttttgatagaATTTGTTGAAATAAGggtaatttgtagaaaaatacATCTGTGCAAGATtaatttaagattcagtacccaacagttttttttttaaatttagtaCCTGACAAAACACCAACTTAGCTTTTACTACATATTTCATGcatttttacatttttaccctttcaattaataaaaaaagtatataaatacttattttggtTGCACATCATCTCTTTCCACTCATCAATCCCGATTCATTTGGATGacttgtatatttaatttaaatattttttattaaaaaaaaaacaaattcacaactaattgaattttttgaaatacttagttttacttatgaaatacttaatttcaattttaaaatacttgatttagtaaatgaaatactcagaatgtttattaaaaactggatattcgaatatgcatttaaataaaaaccgcaactaattgaattttttgaaatacttagttttacttgtaaaatacttaatttcaattttaaaatacttgatttagtaaatgaaatactcagaatgtgtattaaaaacctggatattcgagtatgcattttaaaaaaaaaactttacgcaactaattgaattttttgaaatacttagttttacttatgaaatacttaatttaaattttaaaatacttgatttaataaatgaaatactcagaatgtgtattaaaaagctggatattcgaatatgcatttaaaaaaaaaatcgtaacaaactgaattttttgaaatagttAGTTTTACTTGGgaaatacttacttttaattttaaaactacttgatttagaaaatgaaatactcagaatgtgtattaaaaactggatattcgaatatgcattttaaaaaaaaaaacaaattcgcaactaattgaatttttgaaatacttagttttacttatgaaatacttaattttaattttaaaatacttgatttattaaatgaaatactcagaatgtgtattaaaaagctggatattcgaatatgcatttaaaaaacaaaaacaaattcgcaactaattgaattttttgaaatacttagttttatttgtgaaatacttaatttaaattttaaaatacttgatttagtaaatgaaatactcagaatgtgtattaaaaagctggatattcgaatatgcatttaaaaaaaaaaaatcgtaactaactgaattttttgaaatacttagttttacttgtgaaatacttacttttaattttaaaactacttgatttagaaaatgaaatactcagaatgtgtattaaaaactggatattcaaatatgcatttaaaaaaaaacaaattcgcaaataattgaatttttgaaatacttagttttacttatgaaatacttaattttaattttaaaatatttgatttattaaatgaaatactcagaatgtgtattaaaaagctggatattcgaatatgcatttaaaaaacaaaaataaattcgtaactaattgaattttttgaaatacttagttttatttgtgaaatacttaattgtaattttaaaatacttgatttagtaaatgaaatactcagaatgtgtattaaaaaactggatattcgaataaacatttaaaaaaaaaatcgcaactaattgaattttttgaaatacttagttttacttgtgaaatacttaattttaattttaaaatacttgatttagtaaatgaaatactcagaatgtgtattaaaaagctagatattcgaatatgcatttaaaaaaaaaaaaaacaaattcgcaactaattgaattttttgaaatacttagttttacttgtgaaataattaatttcaattttaaaatacttgattttgtaaatgaaatactcagaatgtgtattaaaaaactggatattcgaatatacaacgcaagttcaccaaatgctcgcatttccatccaagattcATTTGGatgaaatgtttatttcatttaattattttttttttgttaaaaatcaaattcgcaactaagcattgaactttttcaagtacctagttttacttgcgaaatacctaatttcaattttaaaatacttgatttggtaaatgagatactcagaatgagtattaaaatactggaaattcgaatatgcaacgtaagttcaccaaatgctcgcattctatccaatatgcatttggatgacatgttcattttatttatatattttctttatttttttaaaaaaaattcgcaactaagtattgaactttttcaagtacttagttttatctgcgaaataattaatttcagttttaaaatacttgatttggtagatgagatactcataatgagtattaaaatactggatattcgaatatgtagcgtaaattcaccaagtgctcacgtttccatccaagatgcatttggatgacatgttcaaggaCTTTTCAACAGCCACAAagctttgaaaaagaaaaaaggcttagagcgaagatttgaagatttccgGACAATGTTCTTTAAAAGAATATCCCGTGATAGGAACAAGTAACTTAATCCgtgtatttaaaatttacagataaatatgaagtcggatatacgtcgatagtcatagttcagtaggtcgaaagctagtggatttaataaaacgacatgcaattcacccttgataaataattaaagagatttaattacttcactgagttgaattagtttggcatagcttgagagggcgtgttcaattggatatgaaatctcgtcgaaagcatagatcattgtcgaacCAATTAAGTAGTTTAGCGATgggtaaatgaaatacttagaatgttgtattaaaatactggatattcgaatatgtaacgtaagttcaccaaatgctcgcatttcctttcaagatacatttggatgacatgttcatttcattttaaaatacttgatttagtaaatgaaatactcagaatgtgtattaaaaaattggatattcgaatatgcatttaaaaaaaaaattcgcaactaattgaattttttaaatacttagttttacttgtgaaatacttaattttaattttaaaatacttgatttagtagatgaaatactcataatgtgtattaaaaactggatattcaaatatgcatttaaaagaaacaaattcgcaactaattgaattttttgaaatacttagttttacttgtgaaataattaatttcaattttaaaatatttgattttgtaaatgaaatactcagaatgtatattaaaaaactggatattcgaatatgcatttaaaaaaaagtcgcaactaattgaattttttgaaataattacttttagttgtgaaatacttaattttaatttttaaaatacttgatttagtaaatgaaatactcagaatgtgtataaaaaaccggatattcgaatatacaacgcaagttcaccaaatgctcgcatttccatccaagatctatttggatgacatgttcatttcatttaattattttttttattgttaaaaaaataatttcgcaactaagcattgaactttgtcaagtacttagttttacttgcgaaatacctaatttcaattttaaaatacttgatttggtaaatgagatactcagaatgagtattaaaatactgaaaattcgaatgtgcaacgtaagttcatcaAATGCTCACATTCTATCcaaatgcatttggatgacatgttcattttatttagatattttctttattttttttaaaaaaaattcgcaactaagcattgaacattttgaagttttgctcgatcactaagaattttacaatgaaagttttgctcgatcactaaacatggaacattttgaagtacttacttttatttgcgaaatacctaattttaattttataataattgatttggtaattgagatactcataatatgtgatagaatactggatattcgaatatgcaacgtaaattCAGTCATGATTggccagtattttaatacaacattctaagtatttcatttacccCTCGCTAAACTACTTAATTCGTTCGACAATGATATATGCTTTCGACGAGATTTCATATCCAATTGAACACGCCCTCtcaagctatgccaaactaattcaactcagtgaagtaattaaatctctttaattatttatcaagggtgaattgcatgtcgttttattaaatccactagctttcgacctactgaactatgactatcgacgtatatccgacttcatatttatcttaaattttaaatacacgGATTAAGTTACTTGTTCCTATCACGGGATATTCTCTTGAAGAACATTGTCCGGAAATCTACAAATCTTCGCTCTaagccttttttctttttcaaagctttgtggctgctgaaaagtccttgaacatgtcatccaaatgcatcttggatggaaacgtgagcacttggtgaatttacgctacatattcgaatatccagtattttaatactcattatgagtatctcatctaccaaatcaagtattttaaaactgaaattaattatttcgcagataaaactaagtacttgaaaaagttcaatacttagttgcgaatttttttaaaaaaaaataaagaaaatatataaataaaatgaacatgtcatccaaatgcatattggatagaatgcgagcatttggtgaacttacgttgcatattcgaatttccagtattttaatactcattctgagtatctcatttaccaaatcaagtattttaaaattgaaattaggtatttcgcaagtaaaactaggtacttgaaaaagttcaatgcttagttgcgaatttgatttttaacaaaaaaaaaaataattaaatgaaataaacatttcatccaaatggatcttggatggaaatgcgagcatttggtgaacttgcgttgtatattcgaatatccagttttttaatacacattctgagtatttcatttacaaaatcaagtattttaaaattgaaattaattatttcacaagtaaaactaagtatttcaaaaaattcaattagttgcgaatttgttttttttttaaatgcatattcgaatatccagctttttaatacacattctgagtatttcatttactaaatcaagtattttaaaattaaaattaagtatttcacaagtaaaactaagtatttcaaaaaattcaattagttgcgattttttttttaaatgtatattcgaatatccagttttttaatacacattctgagtatttcatttactaaatcaagtattttaaaattacaattaagtatttcacaaataaaactaagaatttcaaaaaattcaattagttacgaatttatttttgttttttaaatgcatattcgaatatttagctttttaatacacattctgagtatttcatttaataaatcaagtattttaaaattaaaattaagtatttcataagtaaaactaagtatttcaaaaattcaattatttgcgaatttgttttttttttaaatgcatatttgaatatccagtttttaatacacattctgagtatttcattttgtaaatcaagtagttttaaaattaaaagtaagtatttcacaagtaaaactaagtatttcaaaaaattcagttagttacgatttttttttaaatgcatattcgaatatccagctttttaatacacattctgagtatttcatttactaaatcaagtattttaaaatttaaattaagtatttcacaaataaaactaagtatttcaaaaaattcaattagttgcgaatttgtttttgttttttaaatgcatattcgaatatccagctttttaatacacattctgagtatttcatttaataaatcaagtattttaaaattaaaattaagtatttcataagtaaaactaagtatttcaaaaattcaattagttgcgaatttgttttttttttaaatgcatattcgaatatccagtttttaatacacattctgagtatttcattttctaaatcaagtagttttaaaattaaaagtaagtatttcacaagtaaaactaagtatttcaaaaaattcagttagttacgattttttttaaatgcatattcaaatatccagctttttaatacacattctgagtatttcatttactaaatcaagtattttaaaatttaaattaagtatttcataagtaaaactaagtatttcaaaaaattcaattagttgcgtaaagtttttttttaaaatgcatactcgaatatccaggtttttaatacacattctgagtatttcatttactaaatcaagtattttaaaattgaaattaagtattttacaagtaaaactaagtatttcaaaaaattcaattagttgcggtttttttttaaatgcatattcgaatatccagtttttaataaacattctgagtatttcatttactaaatcaagtattttaaaattgaaattaagtatttcataagtaaaactaagtatttcaaaaaattcaattagttgtgaatttgtttttttttaataaaaaatatttaaattaaatatacaagtCATCCAAATGAATCGGGATTGATGAGTGGAAAGAGAAGATGTGCAaccaaaataagtatttatatactttttttattaattgaaagggtaaaaatgtaaaaatgCATGAAATATGTAGTAAAAGCTAAGTTGGTGTTTTGTCAGGtactaaatttaaaaaaaaaactgttggGTACTGAATGTTAAATTAATCTTGGACAGATgtatttttctacaaattacccttgaaataattatttaaaagtctTGTTTTTCTAAATCTTTAATcattatatgatattattatttaaaaagtcTAATTCTAATAAAACTCCtgttttttatattttgtaAGATATTTTTATAGATAAACTCTAAGAGAAAATGAATTTatataagacaaaaacttgtgtgagacggtctcacgggtcgtatttgtgagacggatctcttatttgggtcattcatgaaaaaatattactttttatgctaagtgtattactttttattgtgaatatgggtagggttgactcgtctcacagattctgatccgtgatacggtctcacagattattattcgtgagacggtctcacatgagactcattctTTATATAAAGAAGAGGATATAGTTCTTGTAAAATACTTTTGCACAACCAGAAATATTACCAGAGAAAATACATAGAGTCTTGCATTTGAAGATCGTCGTTGCTATCAcgtaaatatttatatttatgcataattatttctcagttatttttgtttatattatacacacaatttttttaaacattttatgTGAAACGAAAATGACATATACCAATTAAACTGGGACAGTCAATATGCTCTGTGACGTCACATAGCTGATGCACGCACAGAAATCTCATTTGGACTGTGCGGCTATCGGTTTGAGGGGGAAAAACAAATATTGGTTGCAGATTAACTAATGTTTTTCAATATATATcagaataataataaattaaaaagttTTCCACTCAAGTATCGTTAAATTTGTATAATTATGTGGttaaaaaaattcatgaaaTACCCGTGTATTTAACAATgtgattataaaaaaaaacaaaaacttgtgtgagacgatcccACGGGTAATAtttttgtgaaacagatatttatttgggtcattcatatttttatcgtgaatatcgaCTCCATGAATTGCTATTTCTTAATTAggactttaatataaatatttttaaaaattttaaatcaaatttatacatctaaaatatgacaaaaattttgatttttgaaaaacatttatttatttttaaaaattttgatggaaaaaataaaatatattttttaaaatatttttttctattcTTTATATTAGTAACAATTC
This is a stretch of genomic DNA from Primulina eburnea isolate SZY01 chromosome 11, ASM2296580v1, whole genome shotgun sequence. It encodes these proteins:
- the LOC140805214 gene encoding uncharacterized FCP1 homology domain-containing protein C1271.03c-like, translated to MAGEKSETSKLKKLIYDESSEDEQDSESDDIGLPLDKLSLGPKKKLLVLCLGGLLVHRVHVRDKATVRGLRPDTTYGKFLIFKRPFCQEFLKFCFERFDVGIWSSARDHNIDGALNIITGGMRSKLLFVWSQEECIDSGFFCINKPEKPLFLKNLKDLWEKKYITKGQYSSSNTLLIDDEPHTCLLNPPNTAIFPDPYKKHDTTDAFLGPNGELRKFLDGLADADGDVPSYVKDHPIGRPAISSSHPDWKYYERIIGNFAKRGSSFAAADSSSSDG